The genomic segment CGCTGACCATGCGCGTGGCGGCGACGACGGCGGCGAAGACGGCGATCGCGATGGCCATGGGCCCGGGCGCCAGGCCCAGGAAGACGCCGGCGCTCGTGGCGACGCCCTTTCCGCCGCGAAACCGGAGGAATATGGAGAAGGAATGGCCCAGGATGGCGGCCACGCCGCAGAAGAGGGGCAGGTGGGGCTGTGCGGGGTCGAGGCGCGCGATCAGGAGGACCGCTGTCAGGCCCTTGGCGATATCCGCCGCCAGTGCGGCCGCGCCAAGCTTTTTGCCGAGCACGCGCATGGTGTTCGTTGCGCCGATGTTTCGGCTGCCGGCTTCGCGGATGTCCACGCCGCGCAGGCGCAGGCCGAGCCAGAGGCCGGTGGGAACGGAGCCGAGCAGGTAACCCGCGGCGAGCGCGAGGAGCGCCAGGTAGGAGAAGGTCATGCGCGCGGCTTTCCTTCGCGCAGCTCGAGGTGGATGGGCACGCCTTCGAAGCCGAAGCGCTGGCGCAGCTGGTTTTCGACGAAGCGCAGGTAGCTGAAGTGGAAGAGGCGGGCCTGGTTGACAAAGAGCACGACGGTGGTCGGTTTCACGCTGGCCTGGGTGCCGTAGAGGATTTTGGCGTGCTTGCCTTTCTGGCTCGGGGGCTTGTGCAGGACCTTGAGCTCATCGATGAAGCGGTTCATCTCGGCGGTCGGGATGCGCTTGCGCGATTCGGCGTAGATCCGGTCGATGTGCTCGAACACCGAGAAAAGGCGCTGGCGCGTGACGTTGGAGATGGTGATGTAGGGCACGTAGTGGATCTGCGCCATCTTCAGGTTCAGCTCCTCGCCGATGGCCTTGAACCGGCGGGCCTTGTCCTCTATGAGGTCCCACTTGGTCCATACGAGGATCATCGCCGTGCCGTTTTCACGGCAGTAGCCGATGATGCGCTTGTCCTGTTCCGACATGCCTTCGGTGGCGTCGATCATGATGAGACACACATCGGCGCGGCGGACGGCGCGCAGGGAGCGGCTTACGCTGAACTGTTCGACTTTCCGGGTGATGCCCGCCTTCTTGCGGAGGCCGGCGGTGTCGATCAGGACGTATTCCTGGTCGTTCCAGGTGAAGTCCACGTCGATGGCGTCCCGCGTGGTACCCGGGACGGAATCGACGATGTTGCGCTGCTCGTTGAGGATGGCGTTGACGAATGAGGACTTGCCGACGTTCGGCTTGCCGACAATGGCCACTTTGATGCGCGGGTCGGTCTCCGGCGTTTCACCGGCCTCGCTGTCCTCGTCGCCGTCGCTATCGGCGGTCTCGTCGCCGTCCTCGCGCGCTTCGGCCGCGGGCGGGGGCAGGTGCGAGACAATCGCCTCGCGCAGCGCGTCGATACCCAGCCCGTGCCCGGACGAAATGGGAAAGGGATCGCCGAGGCCGAGCTCGAAGAAGTCGTACTGGTGCTGCTCCACGAGGTTGTCGTTGTCGAGCTTGTTCACGGCCAGCAGGACGGGCTTGCTGTACTTGTAGAGCCGATCGCGGACTTCGCGGTCGACACGGGTCAGGGGCTGCTGGCCGTCCACGACGAAAATGATGACGCGGGCCTCGTTCAGGGCGGCGTCCACCTGCGCCTGCATTTGCAGTGTGACGTTGTCCTCGGGATTCTCGACGATCCCGCCGGTGTCCACGATGCGGAACTGGTGGTCGCCCCATCGCGCGTTTCCAAAGAAGCGATCGCGCGTGATGCCCTCCTCGTCGTGGACGATGGCGCGGGATTTTCCGATCAGGCGGTTGAAGAGGGTGGATTTACCGACGTTCGGACGCCCGCAGATGGCCACCAGGGGGAGTTTTTTTGCTTTAGGCAAGGTTTTGCCCTCCGGCGGTCTTTACTTGTTGAATGCCGTCGTAAATATAGGCGGCGCAGGAGGCCACGACCAGGAGTGTGGTCGCGCCGATGAGCCACGGCAGCTGGGAAAGCCCGAGCAGGGCGGCCACCAGGGTGATATTCTGAAATAGGGTCGTCAATTTGCCTGTTACTCTTACGTTGATGATAACGGGGGCCACAAAGGCATTCAGGAGCAGGGCTCCAAGCACGATGATGCTGTCGCGCAGCAGCAGGGGCACGGGAAACCACATTGGAACGCCCGGATCCAGGTGGGGGTTCGCCGCCAGGAAGACAAAGCCGAGATTAATCAGTAGTTTGTCCGCCAGGGGGTCCAGCCGCTTCCCCAGCGGGGTCGGCCGTTCCCAGCGCCGCGCGACGTAGCCATCCAGTGCGTCCGACAGCGCGGCGAGGGCGTAGACCGCCAGCGCCGCGTGGCGCGCCCAGGGCATAGCCGGGGCGTACACGAAAACGAGGCCACAGAACACGGGGACGAGCAACAGGCGGAAGACGGTGATCCGGTTTGCACAGGTCACGACCGCACCCTTATCGACATGGCGAGGCCCGTTTGCGCGCCAAACCCGGTATGGTACGCGTTCGGGACCGAACCGGTCAACTACGCGCCCGCACTTTCCGCGGGCTGGCCGGGCAGATGACGCCGGATCTGGGCCACCAGCTCGTTGGGAAAGAACGGCTTGGTGATGAGTTCCACCGCGCCCGCCTTGAGGCTGTGCGCC from the Candidatus Hydrogenedentota bacterium genome contains:
- the der gene encoding ribosome biogenesis GTPase Der; the encoded protein is MPKAKKLPLVAICGRPNVGKSTLFNRLIGKSRAIVHDEEGITRDRFFGNARWGDHQFRIVDTGGIVENPEDNVTLQMQAQVDAALNEARVIIFVVDGQQPLTRVDREVRDRLYKYSKPVLLAVNKLDNDNLVEQHQYDFFELGLGDPFPISSGHGLGIDALREAIVSHLPPPAAEAREDGDETADSDGDEDSEAGETPETDPRIKVAIVGKPNVGKSSFVNAILNEQRNIVDSVPGTTRDAIDVDFTWNDQEYVLIDTAGLRKKAGITRKVEQFSVSRSLRAVRRADVCLIMIDATEGMSEQDKRIIGYCRENGTAMILVWTKWDLIEDKARRFKAIGEELNLKMAQIHYVPYITISNVTRQRLFSVFEHIDRIYAESRKRIPTAEMNRFIDELKVLHKPPSQKGKHAKILYGTQASVKPTTVVLFVNQARLFHFSYLRFVENQLRQRFGFEGVPIHLELREGKPRA
- the plsY gene encoding glycerol-3-phosphate 1-O-acyltransferase PlsY, whose protein sequence is MTFSYLALLALAAGYLLGSVPTGLWLGLRLRGVDIREAGSRNIGATNTMRVLGKKLGAAALAADIAKGLTAVLLIARLDPAQPHLPLFCGVAAILGHSFSIFLRFRGGKGVATSAGVFLGLAPGPMAIAIAVFAAVVAATRMVSAASVCAAAALAVSVWFFPLSTVIRVVVAVVAILVILKHRANIRRILRGEENKI
- a CDS encoding CDP-alcohol phosphatidyltransferase family protein, translated to MTCANRITVFRLLLVPVFCGLVFVYAPAMPWARHAALAVYALAALSDALDGYVARRWERPTPLGKRLDPLADKLLINLGFVFLAANPHLDPGVPMWFPVPLLLRDSIIVLGALLLNAFVAPVIINVRVTGKLTTLFQNITLVAALLGLSQLPWLIGATTLLVVASCAAYIYDGIQQVKTAGGQNLA